The Penicillium oxalicum strain HP7-1 chromosome VI, whole genome shotgun sequence genome window below encodes:
- a CDS encoding Type-1 glutamine synthetase 2, which produces MSAPDVTAENVAEILQNDRMVKVAGVDVDGQLRGKIMKKSKFLSVVSEGFGFCSVIFGWDQHDMTYFKELSISNKENGYRDLLAIPDLSSFRRIPWENNIPFFLVSFLDPDTKEPVCACPRGLLKTVSAKAEAAGYRAMAGAEYEFYQFRAPSDHPSPERAASATAPFLQTNPVDSLPSLTEGMFGYSITRPLHNQDYYYGIFDACEQFRCDIEGWHTESGPGVFEAALQFGEAKDMADKAGLFKYVVKAYGIKHGITPCFMAKPRQGLPGNSGHMHISLVTADGKNAFIRDTPDPSPPYPDVAHLSDLGRHFLAGLLVGLPDVMPLFAPTINSYKRLVENFWAPVTVSWGLEHRAASIRLITPPTASAKATRFEVRTPGADANPHFVLAAIMALGWRGVEKKLEIPVPPLSKGEDMGGASDQGVRLAKSLKEAIATFTRPDSVAREVFGDTFVDHFGGTREHEVRLFEEAVTDW; this is translated from the exons ATGTCGGCCCCCGACGTCACTGCCGAGAATGTGGCCGAAATCCTGCAGAACGACCGTATGGTCAAGGTGGCCGGAGTCGACGTGGATGGCCAATTGCGCGGTAAAAtcatgaagaagagcaagtttCTCTCGGTGGTCTCGGAAGGGTTTGGCTTCTGCTCCGTCATTTTTGGCTGGGATCAGCATGACATGACCTACTTCAAGGAGCTCTCCATCAGCAACAAGGAGAACGGCTATCGTGATCTCCTTGCGATCCCGGATTTGAGCAGTTTCAGGCGTATTCCATGGGAGAACAatattcccttcttcctGGTCAGCTTTTTGGACCCGGACACGAAAGAGCCCGTGTGCGCATGCCCACGTGGGCTCTTGAAGACAGTGtcggccaaggccgaggccgctGGATATCGCGCCATGGCTGGAG CCGAGTATGAGTTTTACCAATTCCGCGCTCCTAGTGATCACCCTAGTCCCGAGCGCGCAGCATCCGCGACGGCACCTTTCCTGCAGACAAATCCTGTCGATTCTCTGCCATCCTTAACAGAGGGCATGTTTGGATATTCCATTACTCGGCCCTTGCACAACCAGGATTATTATTATGGAATCTTTGACGCCTGCGAACAATTCCGCTGCGACATCGAGGGTTGGCACACAGAGAGTGGACCTGGTGTTTTCGAGGCC GCACTACAATTCGGAGAAGCAAAGGATATGGCTGATAAGGCCGGGTTGTTCAA ATATGTGGTGAAAGCATACGGCATCAAGCACGGAATCACGCCATGTTTCATGGCAAAGCCGCGCCAGGGCCTGCCCGGAAACAGTGGGCACATGCACATTTCTCTGGTTACGGCCGATGGCAAGAATGCTTTCATCCGCGACACACCCGACCCTTCTCCCCCCTACCCAGACGTGGCCCACCTCTCGGATCTGGGTCGTCATTTCCTCGCCGGACTACTGGTGGGATTGCCTGATGTGATGCCGCTTTTTGCGCCCACCATCAACTCCTATAAGCGCCTAGTTGAGAACTTCTGGGCCCCTGTCACTGTGTCGTGGGGCCTGGAGCACCGTGCCGCCTCAATTCGCTTGATCACACCGCCCACAGCTAGTGCTAAAGCTACCCGGTTCGAGGTCCGCACCCCCGGTGCAGATGCCAACCCACACTTTGTGCTCGCCGCCATTATGGCGCTAGGCTGGCGCGGCGTGGAAAAGAAGCTGGAGATTCCCGTACCGCCTCTGTCAAAAGGCGAAGATATGGGCGGGGCTAGTGATCAGGGGGTACGACTCGCCAAGTCCCTCAAGGAGGCCATCGCCACCTTCACGCGGCCCGATAGTGTGGCTCGAGAGGTCTTTGGAGATACTTTCGTGGACCATTTCGGTGGTACGAGAGAGCATGAAGTCCGTTTGTTCGAGGAAGCTGTCACAGACTGGTAA